The stretch of DNA TGCGCTGAGGCAGGCACCGTGCGCGTCCTTGTCACCGGCGGTTCGGGTTACATCGGCCGCCCCGTTGTCGCGGCACTGATCGCGAGCGGGCAGGAGGTACACGTCGTCTCGCGTCGTCGCGATGCGGTGCCTGGCGCCACGGTGCATCACGGCCATCTGCTTGAGTCGGGCACACCTCAGGCCGTGATTGCGAAGGCTCGTCCACACGCGGTGCTGCACATCGCGTGGGAGGCCACACCGGGCGTTTACTGGACGTCCCACGACAACCCACGCTGGCTGGATGCCACAGTGGCCCTGGCGCGGGCCGCGCGTGACCACGGCGCCACGAGGTTCGTGGGCGTCGGGTCGAGCGCCGAATACGACTGGACGGCCGGACACTGCGACGAAGTGGGCACGCCACTGGTGCCGGCCACGCCGTACGGACGCGCGAAGCTCGCGGCGTGCGTGGCAGTCTCGGCGATGAACCAGCCGGGATTCTCCACCGCGTGGGGTCGCGTGTTCTTCCTGTTCGGCGGCGACGA from Acidobacteriota bacterium encodes:
- a CDS encoding NAD-dependent epimerase/dehydratase family protein; the protein is MRVLVTGGSGYIGRPVVAALIASGQEVHVVSRRRDAVPGATVHHGHLLESGTPQAVIAKARPHAVLHIAWEATPGVYWTSHDNPRWLDATVALARAARDHGATRFVGVGSSAEYDWTAGHCDEVGTPLVPATPYGRAKLAACVAVSAMNQPGFSTAWGRVFFLFGGDEHPSRLVPSVALAIGRGEPARCSHGEQQRDFLHVDDVAGALVALLRSDVTGAVNIASGDAHQVREVIEGLATRLGRPDLVHLGAIEAQGPLVLTAGARRLRDEVGWRPRLSFDDALDKAAEYWQSR